In Rosa chinensis cultivar Old Blush chromosome 1, RchiOBHm-V2, whole genome shotgun sequence, a genomic segment contains:
- the LOC112203313 gene encoding glutamate--tRNA ligase, cytoplasmic gives MKDKVHAEVSSWRAGKKCSAKLKENPASQQSKAKAGTTRGTFEVDLPEAEAGKLIVRFDDTNPAKESNEFVDNLLKDIQTLGIKYEEVTYTSDHLDELMDMTEKLINQGKAYVDDTPREEMQKQRMDGIESKCRNHSKDENLKLWEEMKAGITHALRSSEYHDRNAQYYRIQEDMGLRKVHVYEFSSLNMVYTLHSKRKLLWFVQNDKVNGWDDPRFPTVQGIVRRGLKVEALIQFILEQGASKNLNLMEWDKLCTVVNDNDYSCNKYCLMYAINRLVMHAIDKLVMHAID, from the exons ATGAAGGACAAGGTCCATGCAGAAGTGTCTTCGTGGCGTGCCGGGAAAAAATGTTCAGCGAAATTGAAAGAGAACCCAGCCAGTCAGCAGTCCAAGGCTAAAGCAGGAACCACCCGAGGAACATTCGAGGTAGATCTACCGGAGGCTGAGGCTGGAAAG CTTATTGTGCGGTTTGATGATACTAATCCTGCTAAAGAAAGCAATGAGTTTGTCGATAATCTTCTCAAAGATATTCAGACTTTGGGTATCAAGTACGAGGAGGTTACCTATACTTCAGATCACTTGGATGAGTTGATGGATATGACCGAGAAGCTGATTAACCAAGGTAAAGCATATGTCGACGATACACCTAGAGAAGAGATGCAAAAGCAACGGATGGATGGGATTGAGTCAAAGTGTAGAAACCACAGCAAAGACGAAAATTTGAAACTGTGGGAGGAGATGAAAGCAG GTATAACTCATGCCCTTCGATCTAGTGAATACCATGATCGCAACGCCCAGTACTATAGGATTCAAGAGGATATGGGACTGAGAAAAGTCCATGTGTATGAGTTCAGTAGCTTGAACATGGTCTATACACTCCACAGCAAGCGGAAGCTTTTGTGGTTTGTTCAAAATGACAAGGTCAATGGATGGGATGATCCTCGATTCCCAACTGTTCAAGGAATCGTGCGTAGAGGTCTCAAAGTTGAAGCATTGATACAGTTCATTCTTGAGCAGGGGGCTTCAAAGAATCTGAATCTTATGGAATGGGATAAACTGTGTactgttgtaaatgataatgactattcgtGCAAtaagtattgcttaatgtatgcgattaaCAGACTCGTAATGCATGCGATTGACAAACTCGTAATGCATGCGATTGACTAG
- the LOC112177005 gene encoding glutamate--tRNA ligase, cytoplasmic, translating into MDWGNAIVKKIDKDQDVNLALTGVLHLEGSVKTTKLKLTWLPEIDELVKISLMEFDYLITKKKLEEGEDFVDVLNPCTEKETAALGDPNMRNLKCGDVVQLERKGYFRCDVPYLKPSKPIVLFAIPDGRQQAGLK; encoded by the exons ATGGATTGGGGGAATGCCATTGTTAAGAAGATTGACAAAGACCAAGATGTTAATCTTGCGCTCACAGGGGTTTTGCATCTTGAAGGATCTGTGAAAACCACCAAACTGAAGCTTACCTGGCTGCCTGAAATAGATGAACTGGTTAAGATCTCGTTGATGGAGTTTGATTATCTGATAACAAAGAAGAAG CTTGAGGAAGGCGAGGATTTCGTTGATGTGCTTAACCCATGTACCGAAAAGGAGACAGCAGCCCTTGGGGATCCCAACATGCGAAATCTGAAGTGTGGAGATGTAGTGCAACTTGAGAGGAAAGGATACTTCAGATGTGATGTTCCCTACCTCAAGCCTTCAAAGCCTATTGTTCTCTTTGCAATCCCCGACGGCAGGCAGCAGGCTGGGTTAAAGTGA